The following proteins are encoded in a genomic region of Fundidesulfovibrio soli:
- the uvrC gene encoding excinuclease ABC subunit UvrC, with translation MFEFVTKDYPTDPGVYLMKNAQGKVLYVGKAVNLRSRLSSYFRGEVAHPKTRALVARVAGVDVLVTGTEKEALLLEASLIKKHRPRYNIVLRDDKSHILFKLDKTHDFPKIAFTRRVVRDGSTYFGPFTSAQAARKTWRELNRLFPLRKCRDVSFKNRVRPCLYHFIGQCLAPCVGAVGKADYAVLVRRVEAFLSGKSADVLKRAEREMLEASEALQFERAAELRDLLAAMRATIEGQAAVLPNHPDLDALDVFSAGGGMGLTVLFVRQGRLLDRANFFWPDFTDEELPEALPSFLAQYYKPESFVPGRVMLSQRMMEAMGEEAAAVTADILGERRGARVVLNAPRTDEERRLVEIASANAARAVAEAGAGGAQESMPALLGRKLQVGREIGRIEVVDVSHLGGKGMRVGMVVYEDGRFDRQEYRQYAFPELEGSSDDYAALARWVEKRIDSGEPWPDLVLIDGGKGQLAAVERAMGAAGLPHLWEIASIAKSGRAMNAQDDQVFRPGRKNPLALRPGSRELLFLQRLRDEVHRFVIGRQRQVRKKQAFASEVLNLPGVGPKTAKLLWERFSTLEGIKSATVEQLAEIKGLGPRKAAVVHAALHSSPPR, from the coding sequence ATGTTCGAATTCGTCACCAAGGACTATCCCACCGATCCCGGCGTGTATTTGATGAAGAACGCCCAGGGCAAGGTGCTCTACGTGGGCAAGGCCGTGAACCTGCGCTCGCGACTGTCCTCCTACTTCCGGGGCGAGGTGGCCCACCCCAAGACCAGGGCGCTGGTGGCCAGGGTGGCCGGGGTGGACGTTCTGGTCACGGGGACTGAGAAAGAGGCCCTGCTCCTGGAGGCCAGCCTCATCAAGAAGCACCGGCCCCGCTACAACATCGTCCTGCGCGACGACAAAAGCCACATCCTCTTCAAGCTGGACAAGACCCACGACTTTCCCAAGATCGCCTTCACCCGCCGCGTGGTGCGCGACGGCTCCACCTATTTCGGGCCCTTCACCTCGGCCCAGGCCGCCCGCAAGACCTGGCGGGAGCTCAACCGCCTGTTCCCGCTGCGCAAATGCCGCGACGTCAGCTTCAAGAACCGCGTACGCCCCTGCCTCTACCACTTCATCGGGCAGTGCCTGGCCCCGTGCGTGGGCGCGGTCGGCAAGGCGGACTACGCCGTACTGGTGCGGCGGGTGGAGGCCTTCCTCTCCGGCAAGTCGGCGGACGTGCTCAAGCGGGCGGAGCGCGAGATGCTGGAAGCCTCCGAGGCTTTGCAGTTCGAGCGGGCGGCCGAGCTGCGCGACCTGCTGGCTGCCATGCGCGCCACCATCGAGGGCCAGGCCGCGGTGCTGCCCAACCACCCGGACCTGGACGCCCTGGACGTGTTCTCCGCCGGCGGCGGCATGGGCCTCACCGTGCTCTTCGTGCGCCAGGGCAGGCTGCTGGACAGGGCCAATTTCTTCTGGCCCGATTTCACCGACGAGGAGCTGCCCGAAGCCCTGCCGAGCTTTTTGGCCCAGTACTACAAGCCGGAGAGCTTCGTGCCCGGGCGGGTGATGCTCTCGCAACGGATGATGGAGGCCATGGGCGAGGAAGCCGCCGCCGTGACCGCGGACATCCTGGGCGAGCGGCGCGGAGCCAGGGTGGTGCTGAACGCGCCGCGCACGGACGAGGAGCGCCGCCTGGTGGAGATCGCCTCGGCCAACGCGGCCAGGGCGGTGGCCGAAGCAGGCGCGGGCGGGGCGCAGGAGTCCATGCCGGCGCTCCTGGGTCGCAAGCTCCAGGTCGGCCGGGAGATAGGGCGAATCGAGGTCGTGGACGTCTCCCACCTGGGCGGCAAAGGCATGCGCGTGGGCATGGTGGTCTATGAGGACGGCAGATTCGACCGCCAGGAATACCGGCAGTACGCCTTCCCGGAGCTGGAGGGTTCCTCGGACGACTACGCCGCCCTGGCCCGCTGGGTGGAGAAGCGCATCGACTCCGGCGAGCCCTGGCCGGACCTGGTGCTCATCGACGGAGGCAAGGGCCAGTTGGCGGCAGTGGAGCGGGCCATGGGGGCGGCCGGGCTGCCCCACCTGTGGGAGATCGCCTCCATCGCCAAGTCCGGCAGAGCCATGAACGCCCAGGACGACCAGGTGTTCCGGCCCGGGCGCAAGAATCCCCTGGCGTTGCGCCCCGGCAGCAGGGAACTGCTCTTCCTGCAGCGCCTTCGCGACGAGGTGCACCGCTTCGTCATCGGCCGCCAGCGTCAGGTGCGCAAGAAGCAGGCTTTCGCCAGCGAGGTGCTGAACCTGCCGGGCGTGGGGCCGAAGACCGCCAAGCTGCTCTGGGAAAGGTTCTCCACCCTGGAGGGCATCAAGTCCGCCACGGTGGAGCAACTGGCCGAAATCAAGGGCCTGGGCCCCAGGAAGGCCGCCGTCGTCCACGCGGCCCTGCATTCCTCCCCGCCTCGTTGA
- a CDS encoding methyltransferase domain-containing protein: MPRFQRLREHVSRLEPEHVYRTIYDENLAPVILGTEDLDHQGLEDFRKVDFTGRTVVDLGCNFGFFTFEARRRGAASVTGVDREDRVLEGAVMMRDILGMDGVEFVSCDIEKPVHCLTGMKYDIAMLVEFIGKTFVRLGYIPKVLAFLESLSDRELVLSVQKSYMVNKELGSTMREMSAYYPPAYLKDGEVLVLEYVVDFFKQRWKVEMLSSLSVGYEKPRKYLRLHR, encoded by the coding sequence ATGCCCCGTTTTCAACGGCTGCGCGAGCACGTGTCCCGGCTGGAGCCGGAGCACGTCTACCGCACCATCTATGATGAGAATCTGGCCCCCGTCATCCTGGGCACGGAAGACCTCGACCACCAGGGGCTGGAGGATTTCCGCAAGGTGGACTTCACCGGCAGGACAGTTGTGGACCTTGGCTGCAACTTCGGCTTCTTCACCTTCGAGGCCCGGCGAAGGGGCGCGGCGAGCGTGACGGGCGTGGATCGGGAGGATCGAGTGCTTGAGGGCGCGGTCATGATGCGCGACATCCTCGGCATGGACGGCGTGGAATTTGTCTCCTGCGACATCGAGAAGCCCGTGCACTGCCTGACGGGCATGAAGTACGACATCGCCATGCTGGTGGAGTTCATCGGCAAGACCTTCGTGCGCCTGGGGTACATCCCCAAGGTGCTGGCCTTCCTGGAGAGCCTTTCCGACCGCGAGCTGGTGCTCTCAGTTCAGAAATCCTACATGGTCAACAAGGAGCTGGGCTCCACCATGCGGGAAATGAGCGCCTACTACCCCCCTGCCTACCTCAAGGACGGCGAGGTCCTGGTCCTGGAGTACGTGGTGGATTTCTTCAAGCAACGCTGGAAGGTCGAGATGCTTTCCAGCCTGTCCGTTGGATACGAAAAGCCCAGGAAATACCTGCGCTTGCACAGGTAG
- a CDS encoding surface-adhesin E family protein, which yields MLAICTGLLQSGLAQAQPQTQAQPKAQAQPQTQPQTQAQPKAQAQPQTQTQELMQYATKNGDEILYDKGSVREEGKGVFSFINVVRMSEENAKKYSSQQGYSDVCHKSMQIMAMDCGAKSYVIKKVVDSDKSGKILNSIDPEDQKFKPIVSGSAMESLQAIICK from the coding sequence GTGTTAGCGATTTGCACGGGCCTGCTCCAGTCGGGCCTGGCCCAGGCTCAGCCCCAGACTCAGGCCCAGCCCAAGGCACAGGCTCAGCCCCAGACTCAGCCCCAGACTCAGGCCCAGCCCAAGGCACAGGCTCAGCCCCAGACACAGACCCAGGAGCTGATGCAATACGCCACAAAGAACGGCGATGAGATCCTCTACGACAAAGGCTCTGTCCGGGAGGAAGGGAAAGGAGTCTTCTCCTTCATAAACGTCGTGCGCATGTCCGAGGAGAACGCCAAGAAATATTCGAGCCAACAAGGCTACTCGGACGTCTGCCACAAATCCATGCAGATCATGGCCATGGACTGCGGGGCCAAGTCGTACGTGATCAAGAAGGTCGTGGATTCCGACAAGAGCGGGAAGATTCTGAACTCAATCGACCCCGAAGATCAGAAGTTCAAGCCCATCGTCAGCGGAAGCGCCATGGAATCCCTCCAGGCTATCATCTGCAAATGA
- a CDS encoding metal-dependent hydrolase yields MRHELTWNGHSNFTLRTDGLTILIDPFFEGNPSAALSSKDIAKVDYVLVTHDHGDHVGQALEICKATGAKLLAIVETCTKLVGKGLPQAQVVNGIGINIGGSVSLGSVRATMVQAVHSSESGLPVGYVLTMADGYTLYHAGDTAVFATMDIYGKLFSIDTALLPVGGTFTMDARQAAVACKLLRCKQVIPMHWGSFPVLEKNTRAFGLALDDLGVDTSLVECAPGQTVALQKNVFSEDCGCD; encoded by the coding sequence ATGCGTCACGAACTCACATGGAACGGCCATTCGAATTTCACGCTGCGCACCGACGGCCTGACCATCCTCATCGACCCGTTCTTCGAGGGCAACCCGAGCGCCGCCCTCTCCTCCAAGGACATCGCCAAGGTGGACTACGTGCTCGTCACCCACGACCACGGCGACCACGTGGGGCAGGCCCTGGAGATATGCAAGGCCACCGGGGCCAAGCTCCTGGCCATCGTGGAGACCTGCACCAAACTCGTCGGCAAGGGACTGCCCCAGGCCCAGGTGGTCAACGGCATCGGCATCAACATCGGCGGCAGCGTGAGCCTGGGCAGCGTGCGCGCAACCATGGTCCAGGCGGTGCACTCCAGCGAATCCGGCCTGCCCGTGGGCTACGTGCTGACCATGGCCGACGGCTACACGCTCTACCACGCGGGCGACACGGCCGTGTTCGCCACCATGGATATCTACGGAAAGCTCTTCTCCATCGACACCGCGCTGCTTCCGGTGGGCGGCACCTTCACCATGGACGCCCGCCAGGCCGCCGTGGCCTGCAAGCTGCTGCGCTGCAAACAGGTGATACCCATGCACTGGGGCAGCTTCCCCGTGCTGGAGAAGAATACCAGGGCTTTCGGACTGGCCCTGGACGACCTGGGCGTTGACACATCGCTCGTCGAGTGTGCGCCCGGACAAACTGTGGCCCTTCAGAAAAACGTCTTCAGCGAGGATTGCGGTTGTGACTGA
- a CDS encoding UbiX family flavin prenyltransferase — translation MIVKRIVLALTGASGMPYAVALARAIASDPSCELHLILSDAAIKVLELESKVTAAQLIALASAAYTQHDVAAGPASGSWRHAGMIVCPCSMASLAAISNGLGSNLIHRAADVTLKEGRKLVLVPRETPFNEIHLRNMLAAKQAGASILAACPGFYGRPATIDDLADFIAARALDLLGIPHSLGKRWKDDN, via the coding sequence ATGATCGTAAAACGTATCGTCCTGGCCCTCACGGGCGCATCGGGAATGCCCTACGCCGTGGCCCTGGCCCGCGCCATCGCGTCAGACCCCTCCTGCGAACTGCACCTCATACTCTCCGACGCCGCAATCAAGGTGCTCGAACTGGAATCGAAAGTTACAGCCGCCCAGCTCATCGCCCTGGCGTCCGCGGCCTATACCCAGCACGACGTGGCCGCGGGCCCGGCCAGCGGCTCCTGGCGGCACGCTGGCATGATCGTCTGCCCGTGCTCCATGGCCTCCCTGGCGGCCATCTCCAACGGGCTGGGCTCCAACCTGATCCACCGCGCCGCCGACGTGACCCTCAAGGAGGGGCGCAAGCTGGTGCTGGTGCCCCGCGAGACGCCCTTCAACGAGATCCACCTGCGCAACATGCTGGCGGCCAAGCAGGCGGGGGCGTCCATATTGGCCGCCTGCCCCGGGTTCTACGGCAGGCCCGCGACCATCGACGACCTGGCGGACTTCATCGCCGCGAGGGCGCTCGATCTGCTGGGCATTCCCCACTCCCTCGGCAAACGCTGGAAAGACGACAACTAG
- the clpS gene encoding ATP-dependent Clp protease adapter ClpS, whose protein sequence is MTDSIRQDERESGTILKEELREPRKFRVLLHNDDYTTMEFVVHVLKSVFNKSDADATQIMLAVHKNGTGVCGVYTAEMAETKVVSVRQLARQNGYPLKCTMEEE, encoded by the coding sequence ATGACCGATTCGATACGTCAGGACGAACGCGAGTCCGGCACGATCCTCAAGGAGGAACTGCGGGAGCCGCGCAAATTCAGGGTGCTGCTGCACAACGACGACTATACCACCATGGAGTTCGTTGTGCATGTGCTCAAGTCGGTATTCAACAAGTCCGACGCGGACGCGACCCAGATCATGCTGGCCGTGCACAAGAACGGCACGGGCGTCTGCGGAGTGTATACGGCCGAGATGGCCGAAACCAAAGTGGTATCAGTGCGCCAGTTGGCCCGCCAGAACGGCTACCCGCTGAAATGCACGATGGAAGAGGAATAA
- the clpA gene encoding ATP-dependent Clp protease ATP-binding subunit ClpA has product MLGKNLERVLTNAVKEVKRRNHEYLTLEHLLHAIVQEESGKAILLSCGANVVRLKLQLERFFAEHMEVVSEEQSSEVVQTLGVQRVLQRAIMQMQAAGKENVHVGDVLAAMFEEDDSYAVYFLKSQGISRLDVLESIAHGQGVEQGAEAETANKNGEKQTALEQFTVDLVAKARDGKIDPLIGREEELTRTVQVLARRRKNNPLYVGDPGVGKTALAEGLALRIANGDVPETFRNVEVFALDMGALLAGTKYRGDFEARMKSVLGELHAKPGAILFVDEIHTIVGAGATSGGTMDASNILKPVLASGQLRCIGSTTYEEYKNHFEKDRALSRRFQKIEVPEPSIEEAVEILKGLKPHYEEHHGVQYTPAALRSAVELSARHLNDRFLPDKAVDVIDEAGAVFRLQDKPGKHTVGVHEVEKIISRMARIPAQRVSSTDRARLSGVEEELKRLIFGQDEAVEVLCKAIKRSRAGLSPAGRPTGNFLLAGPTGVGKTELAKQLANVLGVHFMRFDMSEYMEKHAVARLIGAPPGYVGFDQGGLLTEGIRKHPYCVLLLDEIEKAHPDMFNILLQVMDYATLTDNNGRKADFSNVILLMTSNAGAREMAANTIGFGTAKGGDTESHGRKAIEKLFSPEFRNRLDAVVSFKPLTSDIMEMIVGKYVAELNKQLKERKVTLDLSPKAVAWLAEKGFDPSFGARPLSRLIQEKVKDPLTDEMLFGKLQKGGQVKVDAALEGPKKGGQDKGETVLSFKFTPRVKEKEKA; this is encoded by the coding sequence ATGCTGGGCAAGAATCTCGAACGCGTGCTCACCAATGCGGTGAAGGAAGTCAAGAGGCGCAACCACGAGTACCTCACGCTCGAACACCTGCTGCACGCCATCGTGCAGGAGGAGTCGGGCAAGGCCATCCTGCTCAGCTGCGGCGCCAACGTGGTGCGCCTGAAACTCCAGTTGGAGCGTTTTTTCGCAGAGCACATGGAGGTCGTCTCCGAGGAGCAGAGCTCCGAGGTGGTGCAGACCCTTGGGGTGCAGCGCGTGCTGCAGCGGGCCATCATGCAGATGCAGGCCGCCGGCAAGGAGAACGTGCACGTCGGCGACGTGCTGGCCGCCATGTTCGAGGAGGACGACTCCTACGCGGTGTATTTCCTGAAGTCCCAGGGCATCTCCCGGCTGGACGTGCTGGAGAGCATCGCCCACGGTCAGGGCGTGGAGCAGGGCGCCGAGGCGGAGACCGCGAACAAGAACGGCGAGAAGCAGACCGCGCTGGAGCAGTTCACCGTTGACCTGGTTGCCAAGGCCCGCGACGGCAAGATCGACCCGCTCATCGGCCGCGAGGAGGAGCTGACCCGCACCGTGCAGGTGCTGGCGCGCCGCCGCAAGAACAACCCCCTCTACGTGGGCGACCCTGGCGTGGGAAAGACCGCCCTGGCCGAAGGCCTGGCACTGCGCATCGCCAACGGCGACGTGCCCGAGACCTTCAGGAACGTGGAGGTCTTCGCTCTGGATATGGGAGCGCTGCTGGCCGGAACCAAGTACCGGGGCGACTTCGAAGCCAGGATGAAGTCCGTGCTGGGCGAACTGCACGCCAAGCCGGGGGCGATCCTGTTCGTGGACGAGATTCACACCATCGTGGGCGCGGGCGCCACCAGCGGCGGCACCATGGACGCCTCCAACATCCTCAAGCCCGTGCTGGCCTCCGGGCAGCTGCGCTGCATCGGCTCCACCACCTATGAGGAGTACAAGAACCATTTCGAGAAGGACCGCGCCCTCTCCCGCCGCTTCCAGAAGATCGAGGTGCCCGAGCCCTCCATCGAGGAGGCCGTGGAGATCCTCAAGGGCCTCAAGCCCCACTACGAGGAGCACCACGGCGTGCAGTACACCCCGGCGGCCCTTCGCAGCGCGGTGGAGCTCTCGGCCCGCCACCTGAACGACCGCTTCCTGCCGGACAAGGCCGTGGACGTCATCGACGAGGCCGGGGCCGTGTTCCGCCTGCAGGACAAGCCCGGCAAGCACACCGTGGGCGTGCACGAGGTGGAGAAGATCATCTCGCGCATGGCCAGGATTCCGGCCCAGCGCGTCTCCTCAACCGACCGCGCCAGGCTCTCCGGCGTGGAGGAAGAGCTCAAGAGGCTCATCTTCGGGCAGGACGAGGCCGTGGAAGTGCTGTGCAAGGCCATCAAGCGCTCCCGCGCGGGCCTCTCCCCGGCGGGCAGGCCCACGGGCAACTTCCTGCTGGCCGGCCCCACCGGCGTGGGCAAGACCGAGCTGGCCAAGCAGCTGGCAAACGTGCTGGGCGTGCACTTCATGCGCTTCGACATGAGCGAGTACATGGAGAAGCACGCCGTGGCGCGGCTCATCGGCGCGCCCCCGGGCTACGTGGGCTTCGACCAGGGCGGCCTGCTCACCGAGGGCATCCGCAAGCACCCCTACTGCGTGCTGCTGCTGGACGAGATCGAGAAGGCCCACCCGGACATGTTCAACATCCTGCTCCAGGTGATGGACTACGCCACGCTCACCGACAACAACGGCCGCAAGGCGGACTTCAGCAACGTCATCCTGCTGATGACCTCCAACGCGGGCGCGCGCGAGATGGCCGCCAACACAATCGGCTTCGGCACGGCCAAGGGCGGGGACACCGAGAGCCACGGCCGCAAGGCCATCGAGAAGCTCTTCTCGCCGGAGTTCCGCAACCGCCTGGACGCGGTGGTCAGCTTCAAGCCGCTCACCTCGGACATCATGGAGATGATCGTGGGCAAGTACGTGGCCGAGCTCAACAAGCAGCTCAAGGAGCGCAAGGTCACCCTGGACCTGAGCCCCAAGGCCGTGGCCTGGCTGGCGGAGAAGGGCTTCGATCCGTCCTTCGGCGCCCGGCCGCTCTCGCGCCTGATCCAGGAGAAGGTCAAGGACCCCCTTACCGACGAGATGCTCTTCGGCAAGCTCCAGAAGGGCGGACAGGTGAAGGTGGATGCGGCCCTGGAAGGCCCCAAGAAGGGCGGACAGGACAAGGGCGAGACGGTCCTGTCCTTCAAGTTCACGCCCAGGGTCAAGGAGAAGGAAAAAGCCTAG
- a CDS encoding ACT domain-containing protein, which produces MKVEQISIFLENRAGRLEEVTRILAENKISIRALSLADTSDFGILRLIVSDHEKAKKALKENGFTVGRTSVVAVEVDDQPGGLNAILQILSSGGVNVEYMYAFVQQSSKTAIIVFRFDKTDQAIELLGQKGLKIIPGDTLYNL; this is translated from the coding sequence ATGAAAGTAGAACAGATCTCCATCTTCCTTGAGAACCGGGCCGGACGCCTGGAGGAAGTCACCCGCATCCTGGCCGAGAACAAGATCAGCATCCGGGCGCTCTCCCTTGCGGACACCTCGGATTTCGGCATCCTGCGCCTGATCGTCTCCGACCACGAGAAGGCCAAGAAGGCCCTGAAGGAGAACGGCTTCACCGTGGGGCGCACCTCCGTGGTGGCCGTGGAGGTGGACGACCAGCCCGGCGGGCTCAACGCCATCCTGCAGATCCTCTCCTCGGGTGGCGTCAACGTGGAGTACATGTACGCCTTCGTGCAGCAGAGCTCCAAGACGGCCATCATCGTCTTCCGCTTCGACAAGACCGACCAGGCCATCGAGCTGCTCGGCCAGAAGGGGCTGAAGATCATCCCCGGCGACACGCTCTACAACCTGTAG
- a CDS encoding phenylacetate--CoA ligase family protein — translation MIFDVEMETLPREELEALQLKRLQALAERVYANVGFYRQKFDERGIKPSDIRSLADLKLLPFTEKQDLRNHYPFGLFAVPKENVVRIHASSGTTGKSTVVGYTHRDVRNWARLMARCFVASGASAKDIIHNAYGYGLFTGGLGAHYGAEELGATIVPVSGGGTKRQVMLLKDFGPTVLCSTPSYALVLHEAAQEAGFSFKNLDLRIGIFGAEPWTEEMRRDIEDKMGITAIDIYGLSEIMGPGVGIECHNAQNGLHIMEDHFLVEIIDPETGEVLPPGEQGELVITTLTKEAQPLIRYRTRDITILNKVPCRCGRTTARVHRMMGRSDDMLIIRGVNVFPSQIESILLETEGLAPHYLLVVKREGNLDTLEIQVEVDEKLFSDEIKVLQRIESKIVKNIKEYLGVTAMVKLVEPRSIQRSEGKAKRILDLRKQN, via the coding sequence ATGATTTTCGACGTGGAGATGGAAACCCTGCCCAGGGAGGAGCTGGAAGCCCTGCAACTCAAGCGGCTTCAGGCCCTTGCGGAGCGAGTGTACGCCAATGTCGGCTTCTACCGCCAGAAATTCGACGAGCGCGGCATCAAGCCGAGCGACATCCGTTCCCTGGCCGACCTGAAGCTCCTGCCGTTCACCGAAAAACAGGACCTGCGCAACCACTACCCCTTCGGCCTCTTCGCCGTGCCCAAGGAGAACGTGGTGCGCATCCACGCCTCCAGCGGCACCACGGGCAAGTCCACGGTGGTGGGCTACACCCACCGCGACGTGCGCAACTGGGCCCGGCTCATGGCTCGCTGCTTCGTGGCGTCCGGGGCCTCCGCCAAGGACATCATCCACAACGCCTACGGCTACGGCCTGTTCACAGGCGGCCTGGGCGCGCACTACGGCGCCGAGGAGCTGGGGGCCACCATCGTGCCCGTCTCCGGCGGCGGCACCAAGCGCCAGGTGATGCTCCTCAAGGATTTCGGACCCACCGTGCTCTGCTCCACGCCTTCCTACGCCCTGGTTCTGCACGAGGCCGCCCAGGAGGCGGGCTTCAGCTTCAAGAACCTGGACCTGCGCATCGGCATCTTCGGGGCCGAGCCCTGGACCGAGGAGATGCGCCGCGACATCGAGGACAAGATGGGCATCACCGCCATCGACATCTACGGCCTCTCCGAGATCATGGGCCCTGGCGTGGGCATCGAGTGCCACAACGCCCAGAACGGCCTGCACATCATGGAGGACCACTTCCTGGTCGAGATCATCGACCCGGAGACCGGCGAAGTGCTGCCCCCAGGCGAGCAGGGCGAGCTGGTGATCACCACGCTCACCAAGGAGGCCCAGCCCCTCATCCGCTACCGCACCCGCGACATCACCATCCTGAACAAGGTGCCCTGCCGTTGCGGCCGCACCACCGCGCGCGTACACCGCATGATGGGCCGCAGCGACGACATGCTGATCATCCGCGGCGTCAACGTGTTCCCCAGCCAGATCGAATCCATCCTGCTGGAGACCGAGGGCCTGGCTCCGCACTACCTGCTGGTGGTCAAGCGCGAGGGCAACCTGGACACCCTGGAGATTCAGGTCGAGGTTGACGAGAAGCTCTTCTCCGACGAGATCAAGGTCTTGCAGCGCATCGAAAGCAAGATCGTCAAGAACATCAAGGAATACCTGGGCGTGACCGCCATGGTCAAACTGGTGGAGCCCCGCTCCATCCAGCGCTCCGAGGGCAAGGCCAAGCGGATTCTCGATTTGCGCAAGCAGAACTAG
- the rsfS gene encoding ribosome silencing factor translates to MPIIKKNTIPTSDKVNLVAQWLLEKKAKDLVALDVTKVCSITEAMIIATAGSVRQAQTLADHILTRAAEEKLSYLGMDGYKTGQWILVDLNDVIVHIFQEDSRGFYNIEGLWAEGVEMPLPEAPAPTAE, encoded by the coding sequence ATGCCGATCATCAAGAAAAACACCATCCCCACAAGCGATAAAGTCAATCTGGTGGCCCAGTGGCTGCTGGAGAAAAAAGCGAAGGACCTGGTCGCGCTGGACGTGACCAAAGTCTGCTCCATCACCGAAGCCATGATCATCGCCACGGCGGGCAGCGTCCGCCAGGCTCAGACCCTGGCCGACCACATCCTCACCCGCGCCGCCGAGGAAAAGCTCTCCTACCTTGGCATGGACGGCTACAAGACCGGCCAGTGGATCCTGGTGGATCTGAACGACGTCATCGTTCACATCTTCCAGGAAGATTCGCGCGGCTTCTACAACATCGAAGGCCTCTGGGCCGAAGGGGTGGAGATGCCCCTGCCCGAGGCCCCCGCTCCAACCGCTGAATAG
- the gpmI gene encoding 2,3-bisphosphoglycerate-independent phosphoglycerate mutase, translated as MKQSPTLLLILDGWGIAPAGPGNAVTQACPQTLERLAREYPSARLACSGRAVGLPDGFMGNSEVGHMNIGAGRVVYQDMTRIDVSIEDGSIRRNPVLKELAAKVKASGGKLHLMGLVSDGGVHSHQRHIEALLEVFKDCGLEQAYVHCFMDGRDTPPSSGAGYIQALGESMGRIGFGAVASVTGRFYAMDRDKRWERVAEAYAALTEGKGQLVADPVAALNEAYAAGENDEFVKPRLVCGPDGKPLALIQDGDAVFFFNFRSDRAREITQAFTQEDFTGFARGVRPALSGFATMTEYDSSFGLPVAYAPEELTHTLGQVYSEAGLKQLRLAETEKYAHVTYFLNGGREEPFPGEDRVLIPSPREVATYDLKPQMSVFEVTDAFVENWAKGYDLVVCNLANLDMVGHTGILDAAVAACKAVDACVARIVETVLASGGRAIITADHGNAEEMIDPQGGRMTAHTLNAVPVILVDPARREAKLHDGKLADLAPTVLQLAGLAQPEAMTGRSLIEE; from the coding sequence ATGAAACAATCTCCGACGCTTCTGCTCATCCTGGACGGCTGGGGCATCGCCCCGGCCGGCCCGGGCAACGCCGTCACGCAGGCCTGCCCCCAGACCCTCGAACGCCTGGCCCGGGAGTACCCCTCCGCGCGCCTTGCCTGCAGCGGCAGGGCAGTGGGCCTGCCCGACGGATTCATGGGCAACTCCGAAGTGGGGCACATGAACATCGGGGCCGGGCGCGTGGTCTACCAGGACATGACCCGCATCGACGTCTCCATCGAGGACGGCTCCATCCGCCGAAACCCGGTGCTCAAGGAGCTGGCCGCCAAGGTGAAGGCCAGCGGCGGCAAGCTCCATCTGATGGGCCTCGTGTCCGACGGCGGGGTGCACAGCCACCAGCGGCATATTGAAGCGTTACTTGAGGTTTTCAAAGACTGCGGCCTCGAGCAGGCCTACGTGCACTGCTTCATGGACGGGCGCGACACGCCCCCCAGCAGCGGCGCGGGCTACATCCAGGCCCTGGGCGAGTCCATGGGGCGCATCGGTTTCGGCGCGGTGGCTTCTGTCACGGGGCGCTTCTACGCCATGGACCGCGACAAGCGCTGGGAGCGCGTGGCCGAGGCCTATGCGGCGCTCACCGAGGGCAAGGGCCAGCTGGTAGCCGACCCGGTGGCCGCCCTGAACGAGGCTTACGCCGCAGGGGAGAACGACGAGTTCGTCAAGCCCAGGCTGGTTTGCGGTCCGGACGGCAAGCCCCTGGCCCTGATCCAGGACGGCGACGCAGTGTTCTTCTTCAATTTCCGTTCCGACCGCGCCCGGGAGATCACCCAGGCCTTCACCCAGGAAGATTTCACGGGTTTCGCGCGCGGCGTGCGGCCCGCGCTCTCCGGCTTCGCCACCATGACGGAGTACGACTCCTCATTCGGCCTGCCCGTGGCCTACGCCCCCGAGGAACTGACCCACACCCTGGGCCAGGTCTACTCCGAGGCGGGGCTTAAGCAGCTGCGCCTGGCCGAGACAGAGAAATACGCCCACGTGACCTACTTCCTCAACGGCGGCAGGGAGGAACCCTTCCCCGGGGAGGACCGCGTGCTGATTCCCTCCCCGCGTGAGGTGGCCACTTACGACCTCAAGCCGCAGATGAGCGTGTTCGAAGTCACGGACGCCTTCGTGGAGAACTGGGCCAAAGGCTACGACCTGGTGGTCTGCAACCTGGCCAACCTGGACATGGTGGGGCATACGGGCATCCTGGACGCAGCCGTGGCCGCCTGCAAGGCCGTGGACGCCTGCGTCGCCCGCATCGTGGAGACCGTGCTGGCCTCCGGCGGCAGGGCGATCATCACGGCGGACCACGGCAACGCCGAGGAGATGATCGATCCCCAGGGCGGCAGGATGACCGCCCACACCCTCAATGCCGTGCCCGTGATCCTGGTGGACCCCGCCCGGCGCGAGGCCAAACTGCACGACGGAAAGCTGGCCGACCTGGCCCCCACCGTCCTGCAGCTTGCGGGATTGGCGCAGCCCGAGGCCATGACCGGCCGCAGCCTCATCGAGGAGTGA